Proteins found in one Salvia splendens isolate huo1 chromosome 10, SspV2, whole genome shotgun sequence genomic segment:
- the LOC121751925 gene encoding serine/threonine protein phosphatase 2A 57 kDa regulatory subunit B' kappa isoform-like: MWKQILGKLPRKSQKSDSDSPRNPSPGPNSSSDGGPAAKKASAAVFPACVIAGIKPLLAFKDVPSSEKMNLFISKLSLCCVVFDFTDPMKNVQEKELKRATLLELLDFVSQSPQKFTEPAILASCKMCSVNLFRVFPPSTRSSSSSSGDNDNDDEPTFDPAWSHLQIVYDFLLKFVTSPSLETKVAKKYINCAFIVRIIDLFDSEDPRERDCLKAILHRVYGKFMVHRPFIRKCMSSVFYRFVFETEKHNGIAELLEIFGSVITGFALPLKEEHKIFLSRVLIPLHKPKSLAVYFQQLSYCVNQFIEKEPKLAGCVIKGLLKYWPVTNSQKEVMFLGQLEEILEIINMAEFQKVMVPLFWRLGHCINSYHFQVAERALFLWNNDQVVNLIAHNRQVIVPIVFPALERNAEHHWNQAVLNLTLNVKRMLAEMDDTLIVACIANYKEDQARKKSEVERRKEVWERLENAASLQPVTGRTAVLVSLV, encoded by the exons ATGTGGAAACAAATTCTTGGTAAATTGCCTCGGAAATCCCAGAAATCAGATTCTGATTCTCCAAGAAACCCTAGCCCAGGGCCGAATTCGTCGTCTGATGGCGGCCCTGCTGCGAAAAAAGCTTCAGCCGCAGTCTTTCCGGCCTGTGTGATTGCTGGAATCAAGCCTTTGCTAGCCTTCAAGGACGTCCCAAGCTCTGAGAAGATGAATCTTTTCATAAGTAAGCTGAGCCTCTGCTGTGTAGTGTTTGATTTCACTGATCCCATGAAGAATGTTCAAGAAAAGGAGCTTAAACGAGCCACATTGCTCGAGCTGCTTGATTTTGTATCGCAGAGCCCCCAGAAATTCACAGAGCCCGCGATTTTAGCTTCTTGCAAGATGTGCTCAGTTAACTTGTTTCGTGTTTTCCCACCAAGTACTCGGTCTAGTAGCTCGAGTTCAGGTGATAATGACAATGATGACGAGCCAACATTTGATCCGGCCTGGTCACACTtacagatagtgtatgatttcCTGCTCAAGTTTGTGACTTCGCCCTCTTTGGAAACTAAAGTCGCCAAGAAGTATATCAATTGCGCCTTTATTGTGAGAATCATTGACTTGTTTGATTCAGAGGATCCCCGGGAGAGGGACTGTTTGAAGGCGATTCTTCATAGGGTATATGGGAAGTTTATGGTTCATCGGCCATTTATAAGGAAGTGTATGAGCAGTGTTTTCTACAGATTCGTGTTTGAGACGGAGAAACATAATGGGATTGCAGAGTTGTTAGAGATTTTTGGGAGTGTGATCACCGGATTCGCTCTGCCTCTAAAGGAGGAACACAAGATCTTTCTTTCAAGGGTACTGATTCCTCTGCACAAGCCAAAGTCACTGGCGGTTTACTTTCAGCAGCTGTCATATTGTGTGAACCAGTTTATTGAGAAGGAGCCGAAGCTGGCTGGTTGTGTGATTAAGGGGCTTTTGAAATATTGGCCTGTCACGAATAGCCAGAAGGAGGTGATGTTTTTGGGTCAGTTGGAGGAGATTCTTGAAATAATTAACATGGCTGAGTTTCAAAAGGTCATGGTTCCTCTGTTTTGGCGTCTTGGGCACTGCATCAATAGCTACCATTTTCAG GTAGCCGAAAGGGCTCTTTTCCTGTGGAACAACGATCAAGTGGTGAACCTAATCGCGCACAACCGGCAAGTTATTGTGCCAATAGTGTTCCCAGCTCTGGAAAGAAACGCAGAGCACCACTGGAACCAGGCTGTCCTGAACTTGACTCTAAACGTGAAACGGATGCTGGCAGAGATGGACGACACGTTGATTGTGGCCTGCATTGCAAATTACAAGGAGGACCAAGCGCGTAAAAAGTCAGAGGTGGAGAGACGGAAGGAAGTGTGGGAGCGTCTGGAGAATGCCGCGAGTCTCCAGCCGGTGACAGGTAGGACTGCAGTTCTGGTAAGCTTGGTGTAG
- the LOC121751924 gene encoding cyclin-A2-2-like — MKHAVMNDENRSSNLGEPTARVTRARAKLLGSSSGLPPLYPSAKQDDKRVSRASLKRAAPDKPAESLAASRPHKKRAVLKDVTNVNCGNLYINCIDAAKGQPIRQDRKGSLQKKGKVEPACLAKKSEGVEVKVENIVDEIHDVKAEGSRDICPAVDLPTEPTEITNEEVSAAADLVPLKIDIKIFPQRGPSDRDEGALCIKEESLEERGVIDIDSRHRDPQMCSLYAADIYTSLFARQVDRKPSPDYMEKLQQDITKGMRGILIDWLVEVSEEYALVPDTLYLTVNLIDRYLSENYIEKQKLQLLGVTCMLISSKYEEICAPRVDEFCFITDNTYKKEEVVKMESRVLNLLRFQISVPTPKKFLRRFIQAAQSSYKVPSVELEFLANYLAELTLVEYGFLKYLPSLTAASAIFLARWTLDQSENPWNPTLEHYTRHKASELKNTVLELQDLQLNTKGSMLNSIREKYKQPKFKCVSTLRSPKSVESLF; from the exons ATGAAGCATGCAGTCATGAATGACGAGAATAGGTCATCCAACCTTGGGGAGCCTACTGCAAGAGTCACAAGAGCACGAGCAAAACTCTTAGGCTCATCAAGTGGATTGCCACCACTATATCCTTCAGCAAAACAAGATGACAAACGGGTCTCACGAGCAAGCTTGAAAAGAGCTGCACCTGACAAACCAGCAGAGAGTTTGGCCGCTAGTCGCCCGCATAAGAAAAGGGCTGTTCTTAAGGATGTAACAAATGTAAACTGTGGAAATTTGTACATAAACTGCATTGATGCAGCGAAAGGTCAG CCTATCAGGCAGGACAGAAAAGGATCTTTACAGAAGAAGGGAAAGGTGGAACCTGCTTGTTTGGCTAAAAAATCCGAGGGTGTGGAAGTTAAAGTTGAAAACATAGTAGATGAGATACACGACGTAAAGGCGGAGGGATCCCGGGATATTTGTCCTGCTGTAGATTTGCCAACTGAACCAACTGAAATTACAAATGAAGAAGTGTCAGCTGCAGCAGATTTGGTTCCTTTGAAGATAGACATCAAAATTTTTCCACAACGGGGTCCATCTGATAGAG ATGAAGGCGCACTTTGCATAAAAGAGGAGAGCTTGGAAGAAAGGGGAGTTATTGATATAGATTCAAGACACAGGGATCCGCAGATGTGTAGCCTTTATGCAGCTGATATATATACTAGTTTATTTGCAAGACAG GTTGATCGAAAGCCTTCACCGGATTACATGGAAAAGTTGCAGCAGGACATCACCAAGGGCATGCGGGGTATTTTGATTGATTGGCTTGTTGAG GTTTCGGAAGAATATGCGCTGGTTCCTGATACTCTGTACCTCACTGTAAATCTTATAGATAGATACCTGTCTGAGAATTACATTGAGAAGCAAAAGTTGCAACTTCTTGGTGTAACATGCATGCTAATTTCATC GAAGTACGAAGAAATTTGTGCACCTCGCGTGGATGAATTTTGCTTTATCACCGACAACACCTACAAAAAAGAAGAG GTGGTGAAAATGGAAAGCCGAGTTCTGAACCTCTTGAGATTCCAAATATCCGTGCCCACTCCGAAGAAGTTCCTCAG GAGGTTTATTCAAGCAGCACAGTCTTCTTATAAG GTTCCTTCTGTAGAGCTGGAATttctggcaaattacttagcaGAACTAACTCTCGTTGAGTACGGTTTCCTCAAATACCTTCCATCCCTAACCGCCGCCTCTGCCATATTCCTAGCTAGATGGACTCTTGACCAGTCGGAAAATCCATGG AACCCGACTCTGGAGCACTACACGAGGCACAAGGCATCAGAGCTGAAAAACACAGTTCTAGAATTGCAAGACTTGCAGCTAAACACAAAAGGAAGCATGCTCAACTCCATCCGTGAAAAGTACAAGCAACCTAAG TTCAAATGCGTCTCTACTCTGCGGTCACCGAAATCTGTTGAGTCGCTATTCTAA